From the Halalkalicoccus sp. CGA53 genome, one window contains:
- a CDS encoding cupredoxin domain-containing protein, whose product MRRRTWLVAVGTALAGTAGCADLGGGDDGEGESDAASGDTPEGDDTATDGETSTDDEPDDGSADDALDEGDGDDDPEQGAGAEDDPDPSEVVANDEPAAEQVVRIAHDTPRGFDPDVAWIEVGGTVTWESEARDQHDTASIEGRIPEEANGWTSGFLEGGETYSRTFETEGVYDYVCTLHETRMVASVLVGEPDPDGQPGLAEPGDEAGEANPDAIGALNERTRALLKGE is encoded by the coding sequence ATGAGACGACGGACCTGGCTCGTGGCGGTCGGGACGGCGCTGGCCGGGACGGCAGGCTGTGCTGACCTCGGCGGAGGCGACGACGGGGAGGGTGAGAGCGACGCTGCGTCCGGCGACACCCCGGAGGGCGACGATACGGCGACCGACGGCGAGACGTCGACCGACGACGAACCGGACGACGGGTCGGCGGACGACGCGCTCGACGAGGGAGACGGGGACGACGATCCCGAGCAGGGGGCGGGCGCCGAGGACGACCCGGATCCCTCTGAGGTCGTCGCGAACGACGAGCCAGCAGCGGAGCAGGTCGTCCGGATCGCCCACGACACCCCGCGCGGGTTCGACCCGGACGTCGCGTGGATCGAGGTCGGAGGGACCGTCACCTGGGAGAGCGAGGCGCGCGACCAACACGACACCGCCTCGATCGAGGGCCGGATTCCCGAGGAAGCGAACGGCTGGACGAGCGGATTTCTGGAGGGGGGTGAGACGTACTCGCGGACGTTCGAGACGGAGGGCGTTTACGACTACGTCTGTACGCTCCACGAGACCCGGATGGTCGCGAGCGTGCTCGTGGGCGAACCCGACCCGGACGGACAGCCGGGCCTCGCGGAACCGGGCGACGAGGCGGGCGAGGCGAACCCGGACGCGATCGGGGCGCTCAACGAGCGA
- a CDS encoding CDGSH iron-sulfur domain-containing protein: MDEEKYEYAGEGISVRYDVNRCIHVRACVEGLPEVFDADARPWIDPDAADLDSVARVVMDCPTDALGFERVDGGSGEPVPERNRIVVASDGPLHLHGDLSVETPDGETLLTDARIALCRCGSSGNTPLCDGSHDEAGFEDRGTIGSGERVTDREPPSGSLVLTPVPGGPVELSGSFGINGTDGDSYSGTETALCRYGASGEKPFCDGSHREVGFTGEDTGGRNRTGEDRVS; encoded by the coding sequence ATGGACGAGGAGAAATACGAGTATGCCGGCGAGGGGATCAGTGTTCGGTACGACGTGAACCGCTGCATCCACGTGCGAGCGTGTGTCGAGGGGCTCCCCGAGGTGTTCGACGCCGACGCCCGACCCTGGATCGACCCCGACGCGGCCGACCTCGATTCCGTGGCGAGAGTCGTGATGGACTGTCCGACCGACGCGCTCGGGTTCGAGCGGGTCGACGGCGGGTCGGGCGAGCCAGTCCCGGAGAGAAACCGGATCGTGGTCGCCTCCGACGGCCCGCTCCACCTCCACGGTGACCTCTCGGTCGAGACGCCGGACGGCGAGACACTCCTCACTGATGCGCGGATCGCACTCTGTCGCTGCGGCTCGTCGGGGAACACGCCGCTCTGTGACGGCAGCCACGACGAGGCGGGGTTCGAGGATCGAGGAACGATCGGGAGCGGGGAACGTGTCACCGACCGGGAGCCGCCGTCGGGGTCGCTCGTCCTCACCCCGGTCCCCGGTGGACCGGTCGAACTGAGCGGGAGCTTCGGGATCAACGGGACCGACGGGGACTCATACAGCGGGACCGAGACGGCGCTCTGTCGCTACGGGGCGTCGGGCGAGAAGCCGTTCTGTGACGGTTCACATCGGGAGGTCGGGTTCACGGGCGAGGACACTGGTGGGCGGAACCGGACGGGCGAGGACCGTGTCTCGTAA
- a CDS encoding S1C family serine protease produces the protein MNEETTYEELYRTVVPSVVSVYVARDVERGARAGAGSGFVYDAEHVLTNQHVVGASEEVELRFSRGEWRAGSVVGSDAYTDLAVVSVADLPDYAGALPVATSIPSPGRRVAALGNPMGLDGTITTGIVSGIGRSTPTGTGFAIPDTVQTDAPINPGNSGGPLVTLDGEVVGVNRARTGDNIGFAISPAIVSRVVPTLVAEGRYDHPYLNVRTVDVSPSVAEANGLDEPRGVLVIDVPLGPSSAALVGSDATTVVRGREVPVGGDVIVGIGGTEVRSHEELTRYLILETRPGETVEVDVVREGRRLTEHLTLGGRPHTGTRRIRGGEGGAEIPIE, from the coding sequence ATGAACGAGGAGACCACCTACGAGGAGCTGTATCGAACCGTCGTACCCTCGGTCGTCTCGGTCTACGTGGCCCGAGACGTCGAGCGAGGGGCACGCGCTGGCGCCGGATCGGGCTTCGTCTACGACGCGGAACACGTCCTCACGAACCAGCACGTCGTCGGGGCGAGCGAGGAGGTCGAGCTACGCTTCAGTCGCGGCGAGTGGCGAGCCGGCAGCGTCGTCGGGAGCGACGCCTACACCGATCTGGCCGTCGTCTCGGTCGCGGACCTGCCCGACTACGCAGGAGCACTCCCGGTCGCGACGAGCATCCCGAGTCCGGGCCGCCGCGTCGCCGCGCTCGGTAACCCGATGGGCCTCGACGGGACGATCACGACCGGGATCGTGAGCGGGATCGGGCGCTCGACGCCCACCGGAACCGGCTTCGCGATCCCCGACACGGTACAGACCGACGCGCCGATCAACCCCGGCAACAGCGGCGGCCCGCTCGTCACCCTCGACGGCGAGGTGGTGGGGGTGAACCGCGCTCGCACCGGGGACAACATCGGTTTCGCCATCTCGCCGGCGATCGTCAGTCGGGTCGTGCCGACGCTCGTCGCCGAGGGGCGCTACGACCACCCGTATCTCAACGTCAGGACGGTCGACGTCTCGCCGTCGGTCGCCGAGGCGAACGGGCTCGACGAACCCCGCGGCGTGCTCGTCATCGACGTCCCGCTCGGACCCTCGAGCGCCGCGCTCGTCGGGAGCGACGCGACGACGGTCGTGCGCGGCCGCGAGGTCCCGGTCGGCGGCGACGTCATCGTCGGGATCGGCGGGACCGAGGTCCGCTCACACGAGGAGTTGACGCGGTATCTCATCCTCGAGACCCGCCCCGGCGAAACCGTCGAGGTCGACGTCGTACGTGAGGGTCGCCGACTGACCGAACACCTCACGCTCGGGGGTCGCCCGCACACGGGGACCCGCCGGATCCGGGGCGGGGAGGGCGGAGCCGAGATCCCGATCGAGTGA
- a CDS encoding serpin family protein: MNVRRRDLLTACALTVSPLAGCLGDDPSNGTDTDDRTPEPSDGADHRTPSEPVGPEVDDEILTELVAGNTRFAFDLFEWLVAEESGNLVVSPYSISIALAMTYAGARGETAEEMVETLRFTLEEETHEAFATLAHELADRDEEGEDPESDGDDDDELSVTLRVANALWGQEGYPFRDEFLDETEEYYGAGLTEMDFEGDPDGTREEINAWVEARTEELIEELLPEGSIDASTVLVLTNALYFRGDWATPFDGDETTDGEFTTLDGDIVDVPLMSHSETVSFEYVDLDGAQAIELPYVGGDLAMTLLVPDEGEFEAFEAGFTPDRLGEITGALEPTPGDLTMPNFEHGTEVSLPEALSELGMPSAFGSDADFSGMVDGGGLWIDDVIHESVVAVDEEGTEAAAATAVVMEESAPPEPEFEFVVDRPFLYLIRDRVTETVLFVGRVVDASEAQG; the protein is encoded by the coding sequence ATGAATGTTCGCAGACGTGACCTGCTCACCGCCTGTGCGCTCACTGTCTCCCCGCTCGCCGGCTGTCTCGGCGACGACCCCTCGAACGGGACGGACACGGACGACAGGACACCGGAGCCGTCGGACGGGGCGGACCATCGCACGCCGTCCGAACCGGTCGGTCCCGAGGTGGACGACGAGATCCTCACCGAACTGGTCGCCGGCAACACCCGGTTCGCGTTCGACCTCTTCGAGTGGCTCGTCGCCGAGGAGAGTGGAAACCTCGTCGTTTCGCCGTACAGCATCTCCATCGCGCTCGCGATGACGTACGCGGGTGCTCGCGGCGAGACGGCCGAGGAGATGGTGGAGACGCTTCGGTTCACCCTCGAAGAGGAGACTCACGAGGCGTTCGCCACGCTCGCTCACGAACTGGCCGACCGCGACGAGGAGGGCGAGGACCCCGAGAGCGACGGTGATGACGACGACGAACTGAGCGTCACCCTCCGCGTGGCGAACGCCCTCTGGGGTCAGGAGGGCTATCCGTTCCGTGACGAGTTCCTCGACGAGACCGAGGAGTACTACGGGGCGGGGCTCACCGAGATGGACTTCGAGGGCGACCCCGACGGCACGCGCGAGGAGATCAACGCTTGGGTCGAGGCCCGTACCGAGGAGCTGATCGAGGAGCTTCTCCCCGAGGGCTCGATCGACGCCTCGACGGTGCTCGTCCTCACGAACGCGCTCTACTTCCGCGGCGACTGGGCGACACCGTTCGACGGGGACGAGACCACGGATGGTGAGTTCACGACGCTCGACGGCGATATCGTCGACGTCCCGCTGATGAGTCACTCCGAGACGGTGTCGTTCGAGTACGTCGACCTCGACGGCGCACAGGCGATCGAACTGCCGTACGTCGGCGGCGACCTCGCGATGACCCTGTTAGTCCCCGACGAGGGCGAGTTCGAGGCGTTCGAAGCCGGGTTCACGCCCGATCGACTGGGCGAGATCACGGGGGCGCTCGAACCGACCCCCGGCGATTTGACGATGCCGAATTTCGAACACGGAACCGAGGTGAGTCTCCCCGAGGCGCTCTCGGAGCTCGGGATGCCCTCCGCGTTCGGGAGCGACGCCGACTTCAGTGGGATGGTCGACGGCGGCGGGCTCTGGATCGACGACGTGATCCACGAGAGCGTCGTGGCCGTCGACGAGGAGGGCACCGAAGCAGCTGCCGCGACCGCGGTCGTGATGGAGGAATCGGCTCCACCGGAGCCCGAGTTCGAGTTCGTCGTCGACCGGCCGTTTCTCTACCTGATCCGGGACCGGGTCACGGAAACCGTGCTGTTCGTCGGCCGCGTCGTCGACGCGAGCGAGGCGCAGGGCTGA
- the ppsA gene encoding phosphoenolpyruvate synthase → MALLWLEDIGAGDLETVGGKGASLGELAGAGLPVPPAFVVTAGTYRTFVEEAGIADELEEVVAVDVEESPALSAAADRAQSLILETEVPGELGEEILAAYDEFGDGPFVAVRSSATAEDLPDASFAGQQETFLNVTREDLLQRVKECWASLFTQRAIYYRKQQGFDTEVVNIAVVVQRMVDAEKSGVLFTSHPSSGDPVSIVEAAWGLGEAVVSGTVSPDNYVIDRESGTVEDVTVSTKRTMCVRDEETGETVEREVPEGKQDERVLGDDDLRDLVEIGERVEEHYGTPQDVEWAMVDGEVYMLQSRPITTIDTGGIEEAPDAESGSGMKGITDGDGGQSVAYDEYEGDADELVHGLGASPGVVSGTVKIVAKLDQLDKVEEGDILVTEMTTPDMVPAMRRAAGIVTDEGGMTSHASIVSRELGVPAVVGTGNATKRLEDGQYVRLDGERGSVEAASPDEEPPVEESPDPVEAARPETPVKPMTATEVKVNVSIPEAAARAAATGADGVGLLRIEHMILSLGKTPSKFIADEGERAYVDEIVQGIRTVADEFYPRPVRVRTLDAPTDEFRSMEGGDDEPHEHNPMLGYRGIRRSLDRPEVFGHELSAFRRLYEMGYDNVEIMFPLVNDAEDVIRARELLREAGVDPNRRTWGVMIETPASALSVEGMADAGIDFASFGTNDLTQYTLAVDRNNEMVADRFDELHPAVLSLIGRTIERCREAGVKTSICGQAGSKPKMVEFLVNEGVSSISANIDAVRDVQHEAKRVEQKLLMDSIR, encoded by the coding sequence ATGGCGCTACTGTGGCTGGAGGATATCGGAGCCGGAGACCTCGAGACGGTGGGCGGGAAGGGCGCGTCGCTCGGCGAACTTGCCGGCGCGGGGCTGCCGGTGCCGCCCGCGTTCGTCGTCACCGCCGGGACCTATCGAACCTTCGTCGAGGAGGCGGGGATCGCGGACGAGCTCGAGGAGGTCGTGGCCGTCGACGTCGAGGAGTCGCCGGCGCTCTCGGCGGCGGCCGACCGGGCACAGTCGCTGATCCTCGAGACGGAGGTGCCCGGAGAGCTCGGAGAGGAGATCCTCGCCGCCTACGACGAGTTCGGCGACGGACCGTTCGTCGCGGTTCGGTCCTCCGCGACCGCCGAGGACCTCCCGGACGCGAGCTTCGCCGGGCAACAGGAGACGTTCCTCAACGTCACCCGCGAGGACCTCCTCCAACGAGTGAAAGAGTGCTGGGCGTCACTGTTCACCCAGCGGGCGATCTACTACCGGAAACAGCAGGGCTTCGACACCGAGGTCGTGAACATCGCGGTCGTCGTCCAGCGGATGGTCGACGCGGAGAAGAGCGGCGTGCTCTTCACCAGCCACCCCTCCAGCGGCGATCCCGTCTCGATCGTCGAGGCGGCGTGGGGGCTCGGCGAGGCGGTCGTCTCCGGCACCGTCTCCCCGGACAACTACGTGATCGACCGCGAGAGCGGAACGGTCGAGGACGTGACCGTCTCGACGAAGCGGACGATGTGCGTGCGCGACGAGGAGACCGGCGAGACGGTCGAACGCGAGGTGCCCGAGGGGAAACAGGACGAGCGGGTGCTCGGCGACGACGATCTGCGCGACCTCGTCGAGATCGGCGAGCGCGTCGAAGAGCACTACGGCACCCCACAGGACGTCGAGTGGGCGATGGTCGACGGCGAAGTCTACATGCTCCAGTCGCGGCCGATCACGACGATCGATACGGGGGGGATCGAGGAGGCGCCCGACGCCGAGAGCGGCTCCGGAATGAAGGGGATCACCGACGGCGACGGCGGGCAGTCGGTCGCCTACGACGAGTACGAGGGCGATGCGGACGAACTCGTCCACGGCCTCGGGGCGAGCCCGGGGGTCGTATCGGGGACGGTAAAGATCGTGGCGAAGCTCGACCAGCTCGACAAGGTCGAGGAGGGCGACATTCTCGTGACCGAGATGACGACGCCCGACATGGTGCCCGCGATGCGCCGGGCGGCGGGTATCGTCACCGACGAGGGCGGGATGACGAGTCACGCCTCGATCGTCTCGCGCGAACTCGGCGTCCCCGCGGTGGTCGGAACCGGGAACGCGACGAAGCGGCTCGAAGACGGCCAGTACGTGCGGCTCGACGGCGAGCGCGGCAGCGTCGAGGCAGCCAGCCCGGACGAGGAACCGCCGGTCGAGGAGTCACCCGATCCGGTGGAGGCGGCGAGACCGGAGACCCCGGTGAAGCCGATGACCGCGACGGAAGTGAAGGTGAACGTTTCGATCCCCGAAGCGGCGGCGCGCGCGGCCGCGACCGGCGCGGACGGCGTCGGCCTCCTCCGGATCGAGCACATGATCCTCTCGCTCGGCAAGACCCCCTCGAAGTTCATCGCGGACGAGGGCGAGCGCGCGTACGTCGACGAGATCGTCCAGGGCATTCGGACCGTCGCCGACGAGTTCTACCCCCGTCCCGTTCGGGTTCGCACCCTCGACGCGCCGACCGACGAGTTCCGGTCGATGGAGGGCGGCGACGACGAACCCCACGAACACAACCCGATGCTCGGGTACAGAGGGATCCGTCGGTCGCTCGACCGACCCGAGGTGTTCGGCCACGAGCTCTCGGCGTTCCGCCGACTCTACGAGATGGGCTACGACAACGTCGAGATCATGTTCCCGCTCGTGAACGACGCCGAGGACGTGATCCGGGCCAGGGAGCTGCTGAGAGAGGCAGGCGTCGACCCGAACCGGCGGACCTGGGGCGTGATGATCGAGACGCCCGCGAGCGCGCTCTCCGTCGAGGGGATGGCCGACGCGGGCATCGACTTCGCCTCCTTCGGGACGAACGACCTCACCCAGTACACCCTCGCGGTCGACCGGAACAACGAGATGGTCGCCGACCGCTTCGACGAGCTCCACCCCGCGGTGCTCTCGCTGATCGGCAGGACGATCGAGCGCTGTCGGGAGGCCGGCGTGAAGACGAGCATCTGCGGGCAGGCCGGCTCGAAGCCGAAGATGGTCGAGTTCCTCGTGAACGAGGGCGTGAGTTCGATCAGCGCGAACATCGACGCCGTCCGCGACGTCCAGCACGAGGCGAAACGCGTCGAACAGAAGCTGCTGATGGACTCGATCCGGTAG
- a CDS encoding PhzF family phenazine biosynthesis protein produces MTDRTEVRACLVDAFTDEPLSGNVAGVVPDATGLSDEQCRAVARELNASETAFLTRSDGADRRIRYFTPTTEVDLCGHATVAAHALLREDGAIGPGTHTLETNVGVLDIDVEEDGTVWMTQDEPVVEEVDLDPEAVAETLGIDPESIETLASDLPIARASTGLPFLVVPVDFLSALGSADPEMDVVKRLCESVDTVGLYAFTFDTLDADSTLHGRAFVPSLGIPEDPVTGTASGAVGGYLAHVGAFSPIPDVLRFEQGHYVDRPGTVRVRVGEEVRVGGRAVVSLDGTLSVPEPEADGTGIIEA; encoded by the coding sequence ATGACCGATCGGACCGAGGTCCGCGCCTGTCTCGTCGACGCCTTCACGGACGAACCGCTCAGTGGGAACGTCGCGGGGGTCGTCCCGGATGCAACGGGCCTCTCCGACGAACAGTGCCGGGCGGTCGCCCGCGAACTGAACGCGAGCGAGACGGCCTTTCTGACCAGGAGCGACGGTGCCGACCGCCGGATCCGCTACTTCACGCCGACGACCGAGGTGGACCTCTGCGGGCACGCGACGGTCGCCGCGCACGCGTTGCTCCGGGAGGACGGAGCGATCGGACCTGGAACGCACACCCTGGAGACGAACGTCGGAGTGCTCGACATCGACGTCGAGGAGGACGGGACGGTCTGGATGACACAGGACGAGCCGGTGGTCGAGGAGGTCGACCTCGATCCCGAAGCGGTCGCGGAGACGCTCGGGATCGATCCGGAGTCGATCGAGACGCTCGCTTCCGACCTCCCGATCGCGCGTGCCTCGACCGGCCTCCCCTTCCTCGTCGTCCCGGTGGACTTCCTCTCGGCGCTCGGCAGTGCCGATCCGGAGATGGACGTGGTGAAACGACTCTGCGAGTCCGTCGACACCGTGGGACTCTACGCCTTCACCTTCGACACCCTCGACGCGGACTCGACGCTCCACGGCCGGGCGTTCGTCCCCTCACTGGGGATCCCGGAGGACCCCGTCACCGGAACGGCGAGCGGTGCTGTAGGAGGGTACCTCGCTCACGTGGGTGCGTTCTCGCCGATACCCGACGTGCTCCGGTTCGAGCAGGGCCACTACGTCGACCGACCGGGGACGGTGCGGGTGCGCGTCGGCGAGGAGGTGCGCGTCGGCGGGCGTGCGGTCGTCTCGCTCGACGGTACGCTCTCGGTTCCCGAACCCGAGGCCGACGGGACCGGGATCATCGAAGCCTAA
- a CDS encoding DUF1059 domain-containing protein, with protein sequence MVTERYRFECRDVADCDVVVYSEFEESIYEAARSHLEDVHGREVTDEDLAPYIEEL encoded by the coding sequence ATGGTCACGGAGCGCTATCGGTTCGAGTGCCGGGACGTCGCGGACTGCGACGTGGTGGTCTACAGCGAGTTCGAGGAGTCGATCTACGAGGCCGCGCGATCCCACCTCGAGGACGTACACGGCCGGGAGGTCACGGACGAGGACCTCGCACCGTACATCGAGGAGCTCTGA
- a CDS encoding DUF7544 domain-containing protein, which yields MTLYAIEDLDDAFVATREFLISPFSLRRWLVLAFVVFFVGGGGVGAGNGFSGVNAATPPATDTDPGVEVGEVVAVLTELLLANLALVLGVLGVLAFFVLGFMFVAATMEFVLVESLRKEEVRLFEYARTNLGKALSLLAFRVVLALLALGIVGGLFVLGLWLVTGAPEGIPPSLLVLLSLVGGLLLLCLSLTDSFTTEFVVPTMLVTDRGLVGGWRAFWPVLLDSWKQYLAYAVAVFVLGIVVSILVGIAVAIVLTGLGLTFGIAGIAVFVLLFAAGAELIGGVLLVLIGLVALALFLVSVALILVPAESYLRYYSLFVLGDTDADLDPIPEVRGSVRERQYT from the coding sequence ATGACGCTGTACGCGATCGAGGACCTGGACGACGCGTTCGTCGCGACCCGCGAGTTCCTCATCTCGCCGTTCTCGTTGCGACGCTGGCTGGTGCTCGCGTTCGTCGTCTTCTTCGTCGGCGGCGGCGGCGTCGGCGCGGGCAACGGCTTCAGCGGGGTGAACGCCGCGACGCCGCCCGCGACCGACACCGACCCGGGCGTCGAGGTCGGCGAGGTGGTCGCCGTCCTCACGGAGCTACTGCTCGCGAACCTCGCGCTCGTCCTCGGCGTCCTCGGGGTGCTCGCGTTCTTCGTCCTCGGGTTCATGTTCGTCGCGGCGACGATGGAGTTCGTCCTCGTCGAGTCGCTTCGCAAGGAGGAGGTCCGCCTCTTCGAGTACGCCCGGACGAACCTCGGAAAGGCGCTCTCGTTGCTCGCGTTCCGGGTCGTCCTCGCTCTGCTCGCGCTCGGGATCGTCGGTGGGCTCTTCGTGCTGGGGCTGTGGCTGGTCACGGGTGCGCCCGAGGGTATCCCCCCGAGCCTGCTCGTCCTCCTCTCGCTGGTCGGCGGACTCCTCCTGCTCTGTCTCAGCCTCACCGACAGCTTCACAACCGAGTTCGTCGTCCCGACGATGCTCGTCACCGACCGGGGGCTCGTCGGCGGCTGGCGGGCGTTCTGGCCGGTGCTCCTCGACTCCTGGAAACAGTACCTCGCTTACGCGGTCGCCGTCTTCGTCCTCGGCATCGTCGTGAGCATCCTCGTCGGGATCGCGGTCGCGATCGTCCTCACCGGCCTGGGTCTCACCTTCGGCATCGCGGGGATCGCCGTCTTCGTCCTGCTGTTCGCCGCGGGGGCAGAGCTGATCGGTGGGGTGCTCCTCGTGCTGATCGGCCTGGTCGCGCTCGCGCTCTTCCTCGTCTCGGTCGCGCTCATCCTCGTCCCCGCCGAGAGCTACCTCAGGTACTACTCGCTGTTCGTCCTCGGCGACACGGACGCCGACCTCGACCCGATTCCGGAGGTCCGTGGGTCGGTCAGAGAACGACAGTACACCTGA
- a CDS encoding phosphoribosyltransferase, whose protein sequence is MSDLPEEFRCTITNWEYIYGLCRTVSTDVKRSEFEPDVIVALARGGWFAGRCLCDFLGLDDLTSLKMEHYVGTAEKSGEPTIRYPMPEGSVEGKSVLIIDDIADTGGSIERAEEYVTERGATDVRTATLQLLGTSEFEPDYVGERLEQWTWVVYPWNFIEDMVDLISGVMGKADEVSFSADEIRHYLAEYHGVRRIGMEIAQPNRLNEVLVEMERRDVIERTERAEWRLVDG, encoded by the coding sequence ATGAGCGACCTCCCCGAGGAGTTCCGGTGTACGATCACGAACTGGGAGTACATCTACGGCCTCTGCCGGACGGTGAGCACCGACGTCAAACGATCCGAGTTCGAGCCGGACGTGATCGTCGCGCTCGCCCGCGGGGGCTGGTTCGCGGGGCGCTGTCTCTGTGACTTCCTCGGGCTCGACGACCTGACGAGCCTGAAGATGGAACACTACGTCGGTACGGCCGAGAAGTCCGGAGAGCCGACGATCCGCTACCCGATGCCCGAGGGCAGCGTCGAGGGGAAGAGCGTGCTCATCATCGACGATATCGCCGACACGGGTGGCTCGATCGAGCGTGCCGAGGAGTACGTCACGGAGCGCGGTGCGACCGACGTCCGGACAGCGACGCTCCAGCTGCTCGGGACGAGCGAATTCGAGCCCGACTACGTCGGCGAGCGCTTGGAGCAGTGGACGTGGGTCGTCTACCCGTGGAACTTCATCGAGGACATGGTCGACCTGATCTCCGGCGTGATGGGGAAGGCCGACGAGGTGTCGTTCTCGGCGGACGAGATCCGTCACTACCTCGCCGAGTATCACGGGGTGCGGCGGATCGGGATGGAGATCGCCCAGCCGAACCGGTTGAACGAGGTCCTCGTCGAGATGGAGCGCCGGGACGTGATCGAACGGACCGAACGCGCCGAGTGGCGCCTCGTCGACGGTTGA
- a CDS encoding nucleoside deaminase codes for MDPTPEDERFTRRAIELARESVEEGNRPFGSLLVHDGEVVMEAKNSVLTENDVRRHPELHLAYRARAELDEGVRRETTMYTSTEPCPMCAGGLYYAGLDRVVYSVSGPEIGEFTGREPPVRAETILEGVTRVEGPVLNEEGRAVHEAFW; via the coding sequence ATGGACCCGACACCCGAGGACGAGCGGTTCACCCGACGGGCGATCGAACTCGCGCGCGAGTCGGTCGAGGAGGGCAACCGGCCGTTCGGCTCGCTGCTCGTCCACGACGGCGAGGTGGTGATGGAGGCGAAGAACAGCGTACTCACCGAAAACGACGTCCGCAGACACCCGGAACTCCACCTGGCGTACAGGGCGCGAGCGGAGCTCGACGAGGGAGTTCGACGGGAGACGACGATGTACACCTCGACCGAGCCGTGTCCGATGTGCGCGGGCGGGCTCTACTACGCCGGTCTGGACCGGGTGGTGTACAGCGTTTCGGGGCCCGAGATCGGGGAGTTCACGGGTCGAGAACCGCCGGTCCGTGCCGAGACGATCCTGGAGGGGGTCACCCGGGTCGAGGGACCGGTCTTGAACGAGGAGGGCCGAGCGGTCCACGAGGCGTTCTGGTAG
- the mtnP gene encoding S-methyl-5'-thioadenosine phosphorylase, with amino-acid sequence MIGFIGGSGIYEALALIDTREAEIETPYGEPSAPVTIGELEGTGKEIAFVPRHGRNHEYSPTMLPYRANVYALKSLGVTHVVASNAVGSLREDLPPQTLVVPDQAVDRTRHRPFTFFDEGMVVHMPFTEPYCPDLSAHLVESAEEASDAEVVSGGTYVCIEGPQFSTRAESEFYRGQGWDVIGMTTIPEAKLAREAEMCYATLTGVTDFDVWKEDSQVTLEEVLENAAANEEAIKETVDRAVRTLDESECSCRNALEGTINTPSEAIPDEVRERVDLLAGEYLDGER; translated from the coding sequence ATGATCGGCTTCATCGGCGGGAGCGGGATCTACGAGGCGCTCGCCCTCATCGACACGCGAGAAGCGGAGATCGAGACGCCCTACGGCGAACCGAGCGCGCCGGTGACGATCGGCGAACTCGAGGGGACGGGTAAAGAGATCGCGTTCGTCCCTCGACACGGCCGGAACCACGAGTACTCGCCGACGATGCTGCCCTACCGGGCGAACGTCTACGCGCTGAAGTCACTCGGCGTCACGCACGTCGTCGCGAGCAACGCTGTCGGCAGCCTGCGAGAGGACCTGCCGCCGCAGACGCTCGTCGTACCTGATCAAGCGGTCGACCGGACCCGTCACCGCCCTTTTACCTTCTTCGACGAGGGGATGGTCGTCCACATGCCGTTCACCGAGCCGTACTGTCCGGACCTCTCGGCACATCTCGTGGAGTCCGCGGAGGAGGCGAGCGACGCCGAGGTCGTCTCCGGGGGTACGTACGTCTGTATCGAGGGCCCACAGTTCTCGACGCGCGCAGAGAGCGAGTTCTACCGCGGGCAGGGCTGGGACGTCATCGGGATGACGACGATCCCCGAGGCGAAACTCGCCCGCGAGGCCGAGATGTGTTACGCGACGCTCACCGGTGTCACCGACTTCGACGTCTGGAAGGAAGACAGTCAGGTAACGCTCGAAGAGGTGCTCGAGAACGCCGCGGCGAACGAGGAGGCGATCAAGGAGACCGTCGACCGTGCGGTCCGGACGCTCGACGAGTCGGAGTGTTCGTGTCGGAACGCTCTCGAGGGGACGATCAACACGCCTTCGGAGGCGATTCCCGACGAGGTCAGAGAGCGCGTCGACCTGCTCGCCGGCGAGTACCTCGACGGGGAGCGGTGA